Proteins from a single region of Gemmatimonadota bacterium:
- a CDS encoding IS3 family transposase, translating into MPRSQKIFALVKAHRELWPIATQCRVLGVSFSGYYAWRARPPSKQAKVDADLKKHIKAFHTRSDSTYGAPRIFKDLMDMGIRVGKKRVARLVREMGICGISRRKSTTTTRKAHQAVKAPDLVKRDFTVPTVNKLWVADITYVPTWSGFLYLSVVLDAFSRRVVGWAMASHLQSELVLSALNMALYQRHPENVIHHSDQGAQYTSIAFGKRCREAGVRPSMGAAGDCYDNALCESFFATLECELINRRSFRTHKEARLAIFSYIEGWYNPHRRHSSIAYHAPMAYEKLHLSQA; encoded by the coding sequence ATCCCGCGATCCCAAAAAATCTTCGCGTTAGTCAAAGCGCATCGGGAACTTTGGCCAATCGCCACGCAATGCCGAGTACTGGGTGTCTCCTTCAGCGGGTATTATGCTTGGCGAGCACGTCCACCCTCTAAACAAGCAAAGGTTGATGCAGACCTCAAGAAGCATATCAAAGCCTTTCATACCCGATCAGATAGCACCTATGGTGCCCCTCGCATCTTTAAAGACCTGATGGATATGGGCATCCGAGTAGGGAAGAAGCGCGTAGCGCGTCTGGTGCGTGAGATGGGCATTTGTGGCATCAGTCGCAGAAAGAGCACCACAACGACCCGTAAAGCGCATCAGGCTGTCAAGGCTCCCGATCTGGTAAAGAGAGACTTCACTGTGCCAACGGTCAATAAACTCTGGGTGGCTGACATCACCTATGTACCCACTTGGTCGGGCTTCTTGTATCTCTCTGTCGTCTTGGATGCCTTCTCCCGCCGCGTCGTGGGCTGGGCAATGGCGAGCCACTTGCAAAGTGAGTTGGTCTTGTCAGCTTTAAATATGGCCCTTTACCAGCGCCATCCCGAAAACGTAATCCACCATTCTGACCAGGGGGCGCAATATACCTCCATCGCATTTGGAAAGCGTTGTCGTGAAGCAGGCGTACGTCCCTCAATGGGGGCTGCTGGCGACTGCTATGACAACGCGCTATGCGAGAGCTTCTTCGCCACCTTGGAGTGTGAACTGATCAATCGCCGATCCTTCCGTACGCATAAGGAAGCGCGCCTGGCTATCTTCTCCTACATCGAAGGGTGGTATAATCCGCATCGCAGGCATTCTTCCATCGCCTATCACGCACCGATGGCTTATGAAAAACTGCATCTATCACAGGCTTGA